Proteins from a genomic interval of Lycium ferocissimum isolate CSIRO_LF1 chromosome 2, AGI_CSIRO_Lferr_CH_V1, whole genome shotgun sequence:
- the LOC132047382 gene encoding uncharacterized protein LOC132047382 produces the protein MGGIPPTEKLFIGGDFNGHIGSISGGYDDVHGGCGFGDRNGGGVALLDFAKAFGLVVANSSFPKKEEHLVTFRSSVAKTQIDFLLLRKDDKGLCKDCKVIPSENLTTQHKVLVIDLEIKMRKRKRVVDDRPRIKWGSLTMTGALVMGEKLTPMGAWESSGEATNIWDRMTNCIREVAREVLGVSTGSRGRHRGDWWWNGEVQEKVEAKKVAYAKLVDRKDDEEKRTNRELYKMARKEAKLAVTAAKIAAFELKIRKGEGLILEKEEHKFKYLILKTLFNSERRS, from the coding sequence ATGGGAGGTATACCGCCCACTGAGAAGCTATTCATTGGAGGAGATTTCAATGGGCACATTGGGTCAATTTCGGGGGGATATGACGATGTGCATGGAGGTTGTGGTTTCGGGGACAGGAACGGAGGAGGAGTTGCACTGTTGGATTTCGCAAAAGCCTTTGGGCTGGTGGTAGCCAATTCGAGTTTCCCGAAGAAGGAggagcacttggtaacctttCGTAGTTCGGTGGCTAAGACGCAGATAGACTTTTTACTCCTTAGGAAGGACGATAAAGGTCTTTGTAAAGACTGCAAGGTGATTCCGAGTGAGAATCTAACGACCCAGCATAAGGTCTTGGTGATAGATTTGGAAATCAAGATGAGGAAAAGAAAGAGGGTCGTGGATGACAGGCCTAGGATCAAATGGGGGAGTTTGACCATGACAGGTGCCCTGGTGATGGGGGAGAAGTTGACGCCTATGGGAGCCTGGGAGAGTAGTGGGGAGGCGACCAACATTTGGGATAGGATGACCAATTGCATTAGGGAAGTAGCTAGAGAGGTGCTGGGGGTCTCGACGGGTAGCCGTGGTCGGCACCGAGGGgactggtggtggaatggagaagttcaAGAGAAGGTGGAAGCAAAAAAGGTGGCGTATGCGAAGTTGGTAGATCGCAAGGATGATGAGGAGAAGCGAACGAATAGGGAATTATATAAGATGGCGAGGAAGGAGGCAAAGTTAGCGGTTACTGCGGCAAAGATAGCAGCTTTTGAATTGAAAATTAGAAAGGGGGAAGGTTTGATtcttgagaaagaagaacacaagttcaagtatttgatACTTAAAACGTTGTTTAATAGTgaaagaaggagttga